One Caenibius sp. WL genomic window, GCCGTATCCGGGCCGGTCAGCGCGATTTCGCCGTTGCTGGCATGGTGGATGTCGTACACGCCTTCCTGGCAGGCCATTTCCTGATAGACCTTGAGAAATGCATCGCGATCCGTGAAAACAGGGAAATTCTGATATTCGATACGGATCGGGCCGGGGAGGAACGTGTCGCGCAGTTCATCCACTTTCTTGAGATCGCAGCATCGCAGATAGCGGGCCTTGAGCTGGCGGATCGCGTCGATATCCTCAAGCGCGGTCAGACGGGCGGCAAGGTCTTCAAGACTGGTGGACATCATATTCTCCCATTCGCCGGAATCCATCCGGAACAACCGATTTGCACATGAATATCGCGCAATCGGCTACGCATATCCAAGTTCACACTGCATGGCAGTTACCAAAT contains:
- a CDS encoding nuclear transport factor 2 family protein, which gives rise to MSTSLEDLAARLTALEDIDAIRQLKARYLRCCDLKKVDELRDTFLPGPIRIEYQNFPVFTDRDAFLKVYQEMACQEGVYDIHHASNGEIALTGPDTATGKWSLNFRTILLATRSVTRLAVEYEDVYRKQDGRWYIAETRSTVTSMFTEVVGEDGSPKYVAFGEVPAGVPEPA